In Lineus longissimus chromosome 9, tnLinLong1.2, whole genome shotgun sequence, one genomic interval encodes:
- the LOC135493888 gene encoding malignant T-cell-amplified sequence 1 homolog, translating to MFKKYSDKEHSPSVNNMKSSVQRGVRAKVITQFPFIEDYIDEILPKKETLKLVKLPDHIELVASQAGQPLFFKHRDGDYYPTLRILHKYPFMLPHMQVDKGAIRFVLSGANIMCPGLTSPGARMTMVNEGTVVAVMAEGKEHALAVGLTTMSSEDILSKNKGIGVECAHFLNDGLWKMKPLR from the exons atgtttaaaaa GTACAGTGACAAAGAACATTCGCCGTCGGTGAATAACATGAAGTCGTCGGTCCAACGAGGAGTTCGAGCGAAGGTTATCACCCAGTTTCCGTTCATAGAAGATtatattgatgaaatattacCGAAGAAGGAAACTTTGAAATTGGTCAAATT GCCTGATCATATTGAATTAGTAGCAAGTCAGGCTGGCCAGCCTTTATTCTTCAAACATAGGGATGGAGATTATTATCCTACACTCAGAATTCTTCATAAAT ATCCGTTTATGTTACCTCACATGCAAGTGGACAAGGGCGCCATCCGGTTCGTCCTCTCAGGTGCTAACATCATGTGTCCTGGTCTGACGTCCCCCGGAGCCAGGATGACCATGGTCAATGAGGGAACAGTGGTT GCTGTAATGGCGGAAGGAAAGGAACATGCGTTAGCTGTGGGACTGACGACGATGTCATCAGAAGATAT ATTATCAAAAAACAAAGGAATAGGAGTGGAATGTGCACATTTTTTGAATGATGGACTTTGGAAGATGAAACCGCTCAGATAG
- the LOC135493245 gene encoding ras-related protein Rab-9A-like produces MPAANGRAANMTKGKLLKVVLLGDGGVGKSSLMNRFVSNKFDSQSFHTIGVEFLNKDVMVDNESYTMQIWDTAGQERFKSLRTPFYRGADCCLLTFGVDDMQSFKNLQMWRKEFLYYADVQDGDNFPFVILGNKVDVMNRVVTPDEAQAWCQANGNVPYYETSAKDAINVDEAFTEAVKRVITMEANLDLRGGLHSDTVDLSRKLQRAGGGCC; encoded by the coding sequence ATGCCTGCGGCTAACGGTCGAGCAGCAAACATGACCAAGGGGAAGTTACTTAAGGTCGTCCTCCTTGGCGACGGTGGCGTGGGCAAGAGTTCCCTCATGAACCGATTCGTCAGTAATAAATTTGATTCTCAATCGTTTCACACGATCGGAGTAGAATTTCTTAATAAGGACGTGATGGTCGACAATGAGAGTTATACGATGCAGATATGGGACACGGCAGGACAGGAGAGATTCAAAAGTTTACGAACTCCGTTCTATCGTGGTGCTGACTGCTGCTTGTTGACATTCGGCGTCGACGATAtgcaaagttttaaaaatcttcAAATGTGGCGGAAGGAGTTCTTATATTATGCGGATGTCCAGGACGGTGATAACTTTCCATTTGTGATTCTGGGGAATAAAGTGGACGTGATGAATCGCGTGGTGACTCCAGATGAGGCACAGGCTTGGTGTCAAGCCAACGGTAATGTGCCCTATTATGAAACTAGTGCCAAAGATGCGATTAACGTGGACGAAGCATTTACTGAAGCTGTGAAACGTGTGATAACCATGGAGGCCAACTTAGATCTACGAGGAGGGTTGCACAGTGATACGGTCGACTTGTCCAGGAAGTTACAACGAGCGGGTGGGGGCTGTTGTTAG